From Corvus cornix cornix isolate S_Up_H32 chromosome 5, ASM73873v5, whole genome shotgun sequence, the proteins below share one genomic window:
- the SPTB gene encoding LOW QUALITY PROTEIN: spectrin beta chain, erythrocytic (The sequence of the model RefSeq protein was modified relative to this genomic sequence to represent the inferred CDS: deleted 3 bases in 2 codons): MTSANDYEQLELQQQYSRINVRWDASDDELDNDNSSARLFERSRIKALADEREAVQKKTFTKWVNSHLARVTCRISDLYMDLRDGRVLIKLLEVLSGELLPKPTKGRMRIHCLENVDKALQFLKEQRVHLENMGSHDIVDGNHRLVLGLIWTIILRFQIQDIIVETQEGRETRSARDALLLWCQMKTAGYPHVNVTNFTSSWKDGLAFNALIHKHRPELVDFQNLTKSNARHNLEHAFSVAERHLGITPLLDPEDVFTENPDEKSIITYVVAFYHYFSKMKVLEVEGRRLGKVIEHAKETERMIEGYGGLASDLLTWIEQTIASLNSRSFANSLAGVQHQLQAFSTYRTVEKPPKFQEKGNLEVLLFTIQSRMRANNQRVYTPHEGRLVSDINRAWEQLEKAEHERELALRNELIRQEKLEQLARRFDRKAAMREAWLSENQRLVAQDNFGQDLAAVEAAKKKHEAIETDTAAYRERVQAIEAVAKELELEGYHDIQRINGRKDNILRLWEHLLELLAARRQRLEMNLTLQHLFQEMLHCIDWMDEVKVKLASPESGKHLLEAEELLQTHRLLEADMAVQAEKTRAISAAALRFADAEGYRPCDPKVIRDRVSHLEMCRRELQVLAARRRALLEQSRSLWTCLWELDEAESWIKEQEQLYSSLDFGKDLPGVLLLQRRHAAFEAELRSRGGRLEQALAVGEGLAAAGRAAERLRERGAAVRALWAQLEELAAFRRRGLREAEGFFQFQAEVEELAEGLQDARRRAAAEELGQDESRTLVLLRQHQELLDELAAAREQLDRLAQQAEGFPPELRAGPEAQSRLAALRELHAEAAALAERRGRQLQDALDLYTVFGESDACHLWMGSKETWLGELEVPQALEDLDVTQRRLDGLEQDMATVASQIAAVNQAADGLLASGHPRSPQVRQCREQLNERWGRFRELVSERRRAVGSALRLLNYNLESEETQKWLQSKARAVEATAELGRDLAGVLATQRKLYGIERELAVAQDRLAALRSQAERLAEERPEVAVEVAQKLAAATSAWDELQAALAERAASLGEAGQLRSFLQDLDDFQAWLFGAQKAVAAVDEVPASLGEAEEMLQRHEAAWRDAEEHAGAFTALVEAGERVLGGQKDPEYEGLRQRLSGVKDGWAALGKMAEARKRFLTQCRDFQEFLRDTKQAEILLTKQEYTLSHLELPSTLEGSAAALHRFQNFRASVESNAKKVPEVVVGGTKLVAEENIFAEKISEKCQTLQERHGAVMDKVEEAADLMQDNHDLQTFLQSCREFDAWVDEKMLMAQDVSYGETRGLHSKWQKHQAFMAELAPNQSWLEKIEAEGTELATRKPQYSAVVTQRLEELRRRWARLRSAAEDRGRQLFEAERSALYARSYGELESWLGRAQEELRHAEKVKDLTATNLLLKRLTRLEEQVRTWMKELEELGWQGTPGAGDVPDATRQEQMLRQRVLELLEPLERKRKELETAKAMYQLGRDLEDETLWVQERLSLARSTDHGTDLPSVQRLTKRNETLQKELAGHAPRLGEVLSRGEAAGSSEEPGPELAVLAQELRELWETLQEEAAARHQRLQEAGEAQQYYLDADEAEAWVSEQELFMGPEEKPKDEESCLMMLKRHVRQLRSIEDYGQTIKELAGRAQQLLSAGHPEGEQIIRLQGQVDKHYAGLKEAAEERRRRLENMSHLFQLKREVEELEQWIAERDVVASSPEMGQDLDHVMLLREKFREFARETGSVGQERVDRVNLTIEDLIDAGHIEAATIAEWKDGLNESWADLLELIDTRMQLLAASHDLHKYFYDGGELLALIAARRKELPQDLGEDAGTVEAFHRMHSAFERDLQLLEAQVQQFRETAARLQTAYAGEKAAGIQKQEQEVSRALQELLEACSGRRARLVDTADKHRFFSMARDLLSWMESTVRQIETQEKPRDVSSVELLMRYHQGIKAEVDARGKNFTTCIELGKKLLQRKHQDSPEIKAKLVELVDKRKAMMETWEQRWERLRLLLEVCQFSRDASVAESWLMAQEPYLASSDYGQTVDAVEKLLKRHEAFEKSSATWEERIAALRKLTTLELLGGRSLREGLVRDGTTRSEAPDYCLDLDGELEAGSEEEEEEKKDVSTQDTSLPTTDGPEPLVPRTGDEEPVSPTPRPPREEPEEPATLPARVSSIQLEGYLGRKHDLEAATKRASNRSWSTRYCVLRGGQLAFFKDAKSRALGLPCQGEEPLGLWDARCEVPAGYKKKKHVFKLRLSNGSEWLFHGKDEEELQAWLQGLSTAIMECRGSRGKAQSLPLPLPTPGPPEAPLPRKDKEKRFSFFPKKK, from the exons ATGACCTCGGCCAACGACTAcgagcagctggagctgcagcagcagtacAGCCGCATCAATGTCCGCTGGGATGCGTCCGACGATGAGCTGGACAACGACAACAGCTCCGCACGGCTCTTTGAGCGCTCCCGCATCAAAGCCCTGGCAG ACGAGCGGGAGGCCGTGCAGAAGAAAACCTTCACCAAGTGGGTGAACTCGCACCTGGCTCGTGTCACCTGCCGCATCTCAGACCTCTACATGGACCTCCGGGACGGGCGGGTGCTCATCAAGCTGCTGGAAGTGCTGTCAGGAGAGCTTTTG CCCAAGCCTACCAAGGGCCGGATGCGGATCCACTGCCTGGAGAACGTGGACAAGGCGCTGCAGTTCCTGAAGGAGCAGCGGGTGCACCTGGAGAACATGGGCTCCCACGATATTGTGGATGGCAACCACCGTCTTGTCCTCGGCCTCATCTGGACCATCATCCTCCGCTTCCAG ATCCAGGACATCATCGTGGAGACACAGGAGGGCCGGGAGACACGCTCTGCCAGGGATGCACTGCTGCTTTGGTGCCAGATGAAGACAGCAGG GTACCCCCATGTGAATGTCACCAACTTCACCTCGAGCTGGAAGGATGGGCTGGCCTTCAATGCCCTAATCCACAAGCACAG GCCTGAGCTGGTTGACTTCCAAAACCTGACCAAATCCAATGCCCGGCACAACCTAGAGCATGCGTTCAGTGTGGCAGAGCGGCACCTGGGCATCACCCCTCTCCTCGACCCCGAAG ATGTGTTCACGGAGAACCCTGATGAGAAGTCCATCATCACCTACGTGGTGGCCTTCTACCACTACTTCTCCAAGATGAAGGTGCTGGAGGTGGAGGGAAGGCGCCTGGGCAAG gTCATCGAGCACGCCAAGGAGACAGAGCGGATGATCGAGGGCTATGGGGGGCTGGCATCTGACCTGCTCACCTGGATTGAGCAGACCATTGCCTCCCTCAACAGCCGCAGCTTCGCCAACTCGCTGGCTGGGGTACAGCACCAGCTGCAAGCCTTCAGCACGTACCGCACCGTGGAGAAGCCCCCCAA GTTTCAGGAGAAGGGCAACCTGGAGGTGCTGCTCTTCACCATCCAGTCACGGATGAGGGCCAACAACCAGCGTGTCTACACCCCACATGAGGGCCGCCTGGTCTCCGACATCAACCGG gcctgggagcagctggagaaagcGGAACATGAGCGGGAGCTGGCGCTGCGCAACGAGCTGATCCGtcaggagaagctggagcagctggcGCGGCGCTTCGACCGCAAAGCAGCCATGCGGGAGGCCTGGCTGAGCGAGAACCAGCGCCTGGTGGCCCAG GACAACTTTGGGCAGGACTTGGCAGCGGTGGAGGCAGCCAAGAAGAAGCATGAGGCCATTGAGACGGACACAGCTGCCTACAGGGAGCGAGTGCAGGCCATCGAGGCGGTGGccaaggagctggagctggagggcTACCACGACATCCAGCGCATCAACGGGCGCAAGGACAACATCCTGCGGCTCTGGGAGcacctcctggagctgctggctgcccgACGCCAGCGCCTGGAGATGAACCTCACCCTGCAGCACCTCTTCCAGGAGATGCTCCATTGCATTGACTGGATGGATGAGGTCAAG GTGAAGCTGGCATCTCCCGAATCTGGGAAGCACCTTctggaagcagaggagctgctgcagaccCACCGTCTGCTGGAGGCTGACATGGCTGTACAGGCAGAGAAGACCCGGGCCATCAGCGCTGCTGCCCTCCGCTTTGCCGACGCTGAGG gctATCGTCCCTGCGACCCCAAAGTCATCCGGGATCGCGTGAGCCATCTGGAGATGTGCCGGCGGGAGCTGCAGGTACTGGCGGCGCGGAGGAGAGCCTTGCTGGAGCAATCCCGCTCCCTCTGGACCTGCCTGTGGGAGCTGGACGAGGCAGAGAGCTGGAtcaaggagcaggagcagctctaCTCCTCCCTGGACTTCGGGAAGGACCTGCCGGgcgtgctgctgctccagcgcCGGCACGCCGCCTTCGAGGCCGAGCTGCGGAGCCGGGGTGGGCGGCTGGAGCAGGCGCTGGCGGTGGGCGAGGGGCTGGCAGCCGCAGGCCGGGCGGCCGAGCGGCTGCGGGAGCGGGGGGCGGCCGTGCGGGCGCTGTGGGcgcagctggaggagctggcgGCGTTCCGACGGCGCGGCTTGCGGGAAGCCGAGGGCTTCTTCCAGTTCCAGGCGGAGGTGGAGGAGCTGGCGGAGGGGCTGCAGGATGCCCGCCGGCGGGCGGCCGCCGAGGAGCTGGGCCAGGATGAATCCCGCACCCTCGTCCTGCTGcggcagcaccaggagctgctggacgAGCTGGCGGCCGCCCGGGAGCAGCTGGACAGGCTGGCGCAGCAGGCCGAGGGCTTCCCGCCGGAGCTGCGCGCCGGCCCCGAGGCGCAGAGCCGGCTGGCGGCCCTGCGGGAGCTGCACGCCGAGGCAGCCGCGCTGGCTGAGCGCCGCGGCCGCCAGCTGCAGGACGCCCTGGACCTCTACACCGTTTTCGGGGAGAGCGACGCCTGCCATCTCTGGATGGGCTCCAAGGAGAcctggctgggagagctggaggtgcCGCAGGCGCTGGAGGACCTGGACGTGACGCAGCGCAG GTTGGACGGGCTGGAGCAAGACATGGCCACCGTGGCTTCCCAGATTGCCGCAGTCAACCAGGCAGCCGACGGGCTCCTGGCCAGCGGGCACCCCCGGAGCCCCCAGGTCCGGCAGTGCCGGGAACAGCTCAACGAGAG GTGGGGTCGGTTCCGGGAGCTGGTGTCGGAGCGCCGGCGGGCAGTGGGCTCAGCCCTGCGCCTCCTCAACTACAACCTGGAGTCTGAGGAGACCCAGAAATGGCTGCAAAGCAAAGCCCGGGCAGTGGAGGCCACGGCCGAGCTCGGCCGCGACCTGGCCGGCGTCCTGGCCACCCAGCGCAAGCTCTATGGCATCGAACGGGAGCTGGCGGTGGCCCAGGACCGCCTGGCTGCCCTGCGCTCCCAAGCTGAGCGCCTGGCCGAGGAGAGGCCTGAGGTGGCTGTGGAAGTGGCCCAGAAGCTGGCGGCGGCCACGTCCGCCTGGGATGAGCTGCAGGCGGCCCTGGCAGAGCGAGCAGCGTCCCTAGGGGAAGCTGGGCAGCTCCGGAGTTTCCTGCAGGACCTGGATGACTTCCAGGCGTGGCTCTTTGGCGCTCAGAAAGCCGTGGCGGCCGTTGATGAGGTGCCGGCGTCActgggggaggcagaggagatgctgcagcGGCACGAAGCTGCCTGGCGCGACGCCGAGGAGCATGCAGGAGCCTTCACTGCCTTGGTGGAGGCGGGGGAGCGGGTGCTGGGGGGCCAGAAGGACCCCGAGTACGAGGGGCTGCGGCAGCGCCTGAGCGGCGTGAAGGATGgctgggctgccctgggcaAGATGGCAGAGGCTCGGAAGCGCTTCCTCACCCAGTGCCGCGACTTCCAGGAGTTCCTTCGCGACACCAAGCAGGCAGAGATCCTCCTCACCAAGCAG GAGTACACACTGTCCCACCTGGAGCTGCCCTCCACGCTGGAGGGCTCGGCTGCTGCCCTGCACCGCTTCCAGAACTTCCGTGCCAGTGTGGAGAGCAATGCCAAGAAGGTCCCAGAGGTGGTAGTTGGTGGCACCAAGCTGGTGGCTGAGGAGAACATCTTTGCCGAGAAGATCTCTGAGAAGTGCCAAACTCTCCAGGAGCG GCATGGAGCTGTCATGGACAAGGTGGAGGAAGCAGCGGATTTGATGCAGGACAACCACGACCTACAGaccttcctgcagagctgtcGGGAG tttgATGCCTGGGTGGATGAGAAGATGCTGATGGCTCAGGATGTCTCCTATGGAGAAACCCGTGGTCTCCACAGCAAGTGGCAGAAGCACCAGGCATTCATGGCTGAGCTGGCACCCAACCAGAGCTGGCTGGAGAAGATTGAGGCG gagGGGACGGAGCTGGCCACACGCAAGCCGCAGTACAGCGCGGTGGTGACGCAGCGGCTGGAGGAGCTGCGCCGGCGCTGGGCCCGG CTGCGCAGCGCTGCCGAGGACAGGGGCCGGCAGCTGTTCGAGGCTGAGCGCTCGGCCCTGTACGCCCGGAGCTATGGGGAGCTGGAGAGCTGGCTGGGGCGGGCGCAGGAGGAGCTGCGCCACGCTGAGAAGGTCAAGGACCTCACCGCCACCAACCTGTTGCTGAAGAGGTTGACG AGACTGGAAGAGCAAGTGAGAACGTGgatgaaggagctggaggagctggggtggCAGGGCACCCCTGGTGCCGGGGATGTGCCAGATGccaccaggcaggagcagatgcTACGGCAGCGAGTCcttgagctgctggagccactggagaggaagaggaaggagctggagactGCCAAGGCCATGTACCAGCTGGGGCGGGATCTGGAGGATGAGACA ctgtgggtgcaggAGCGGCTTTCCCTGGCGAGGTCAACCGATCACGGCACCGACCTCCCAAGCGTGCAGCGCCTGACCAAGAGGAACGAG AcactgcagaaggagctggcagGCCATGCCCCCCGCCTGGGTGAGGTGCTCAGCCGGGGAGAGGCAGCGGGGAGCAGTGAGGAGCCAGGCCCGGAGCTGGCGGTACTGGCACAGGAGCTGCGGGAACTGTGGGAGACgctgcaggaggaggcagctgcccGGCACCAGCGcctgcaggaggctggagagGCCCAGCAGTACTACCTGGATGCTGATGAGGCTGAGGCCTGGGTTAGCGAGCAGGAGCTTTTCATGGGACCTGAGGAGAAACCAAAG GATGAGGAGAGCTGCTTGATGATGCTGAAGAGACATGTCCGGCAGCTGCGCTCCATCGAGGACTATGGACAAACCATcaaggagctggcagggagggcgcagcagctgctctctgccgGCCACCCCGAGGG GGAGCAGATCATCCGGCTGCAGGGCCAGGTGGACAAGCACTACGCGGGGCTGAAGGAGGCGGCCGAGGAGCGCCGCCGGCGCCTGGAGAACATGTCACACCTCTTCCAGCTGAAGCGGGAGGtggaagagctggagcagtggATTGCCGAGCGTGATGTGGTCGCCTCCTCCCCGGAGATGGGGCAAGACCTGGACCATGTCATG CTCCTGCGGGAGAAGTTTCGGGAGTTTGCACGAGAGACAGGCAGTGTGGGGCAGGAGCGCGTGGACCGGGTGAACCTGACCATTGAGGACCTCATCGATGCGGGGCACATCGAGGCGGCCACCATAGCTGAGTGGAAGGATGGGCTGAATGAGAGCTGGGCCGACCTCCTGGAGCTGATCGACACCCGCATGCAGCTCCTCGCTGCCTCCCACGACCTCCACAAGTACTTCTATGACGGCGGAGAGCTGCTGGCCCTCATCGCTGCTCGGCGCAaggagctgccccaggatcTGGGAGAAGATGCCGGCACAGTGGAAGCTTTCCACCGGATGCACAGCGCCTTCGAGAGGgacctccagctgctggaggcacag GTGCAGCAGTTTCGGGAGACAGCAGCACGCCTGCAGACTGCCTATGCCGGGGAGAAGGCAGCTGGAATccagaagcaggagcaggaggtgtcCCGAgcgctgcaggagctgctggaagcgTGCAGTGGGCGCCGGGCACGGCTGGTGGACACGGCTGACAAACACCGCTTCTTCAGCATGGCACGGGATCTGCTCTCCTGGATGGAGAGCACCGTCCGGCAGATTGAGACACAGGAGAAACCCAG GGATGTCTCCTCGGTGGAGCTGCTGATGAGATATCACCAGGGAATTAAGGCTGAGGTGGATGCTCGGGGCAAGAACTTCACCACCTGCATTGAGCTGGGCAAGAAGCTGCTGCAGCGCAAGCACCAGGACTCACCAGAG ATCAAGGCGAAGCTGGTGGAGTTGGTGGACAAGAGGAAAGCCATGATGGAGACATGGGAGCAGCGCTGGGAGCGGCTGCGGCTGC TGCTGGAGGTGTGCCAGTTCTCCCGTGACGCCTCGGTGGCCGAGTCATGGCTCATGGCTCAGGAGCCCTACCTGGCCAGCAGTGACTACGGGCAGACGGTGGATGCAgtggagaagctgctgaagcGGCACGAGGCTTTTGAGAAGTCCTCAGCCACCTGGGAGGAGCGCATTGCTGCCCTCAGGAAGCTGACAACG CTGGAGCTCCTGGGCGGGCGGTCCCTGCGTGAGGGGCTGGTGCGGGATGGGACGACGCGCTCCGAGGCTCCCGACTACTGCCTGGATCTGGATGGGGAGCTGGAGGCCGG gtctgaggaagaggaggaggagaagaaggatgTGAGCACACAGGACACTTCGCTGCCCACTACGGATGGACCAGAGCCG CTGGTGCCAAGGACAGGTGATGAGGAGCCGGTGTCACCAACCCCACGGCCACCACGGGAGGAGCCAGAGGAGCCGGCCACGCTGCCTGCCCGTGTCAGCAGTATCCAGCTGGAGGGCTACCTCGGCCGCAAACACGACCTAGAGGCGGCCACCAAGCGTGCATCCAACCG GTCGTGGAGCACGCGGTACTGCGTCCTGCGGGGTGGCCAGCTCGCCTTCTTCAAGGACGCCAAGAGCCGCGCGCTGGGGCTGCCGTGCCAGGGTGAGGagcccctggggctgtgggatgccCGCTGCGAGGTGCCCGCGGGCTACAAGAAGAAGAAACACGTCTTCAAGCTCAG GCTCAGCAACGGCAGTGAGTGGCTGTTCCATGGCAAGGATGAG gaggagctgcaggcctggctgcaggggctgAGCACGGCCATCATGGAGTGTCGGGGCAGCCGTGGGAAGGCACAGAgccttcccctccccctgccc ACCCCCGGCCCCCCTGAAGCCCCCCTGCCCCGCAAGGACAAGGAGAAACGCTTCAGCTTCTtcccaaaaaagaaataa
- the CHURC1 gene encoding protein Churchill, producing MCGGCVGTEYPERGTTCLEGGSFLLNFVGCAQCGRRDFVLVGNRAAGLHDGEEIVTYDHLCKNCHHLIARHEYTFSVVDDYQEYTMLCLLCGRAEDSVSILPDDPRQMTPLF from the exons ATGTGCGGCGGCTGTGTGGGCACCGAGTACCCGGAGCGG GGCACCACCTGCCTGGAGGGCGGATCTTTCCTCCTGAACTTCGTGGGGTGCGCGCAGTGCGGCCGCCGGGACTTCGTGCTGGTCGGCAACCGGGCCGCGGGCCTGCACGACGGGGAGGAGATCGTCACCTATGACC ACCTGTGCAAGAACTGCCACCACCTGATTGCACGCCATGAGTACACCTTCAGCGTAGTGGATGACTACCAG gaATATACCatgctgtgcctgctctgcGGCCGTGCTGAGGATTCCGTCAGCATCCTGCCTGACGACCCTCGCCAGATGACCCCGCTGTTCTGA